CAACCAAATCGCTCCATCGCAAAGCTTCTGTGCAAAAACAATTGCGCCAGTGTAAAAATCGAATGTTTTCTTGTTTCCAATTTGTTCTCCAGATTAAAGTTGGCCATCCCTGGCAAAAAGCGGCATCCTGCCTCAAACACAGCTCACGCAGTCAATCAGTCAAATAGACGAGTGAAGAGTGACCACAGTCGCGCCAAATAAGCCAAAGCCATTTGGAATAGGCTGGGACATTGCTCACAACCGCTCGGCTCAATGTGCTTGTTGCACTGACACTTGAGCGGATAGTCAATCTTGTGTGAGCTGACAACCAGCCTCGGTCCTTGCTTAAATGATGCCCAGGCTCTAGCGGTTTGCTGAGTAGTACCACAGGCCTCTTTAATAACCCGCACCAGACAAGTCTTATTACGACCGACCAGACCCCAGGCAGTGCTAGCGATACAGGCATTGATTAGCACGCCCACCACCCTAAAATGCTCCTGTGGATAGCTATGGGTCGCACATGCTGCAAGCGCCTCAGCCGAACCATCATCACCTTCTTTTATCACTCTGGCAAAGCGCTGATACTTGCCTTCCAGTAGTGACAGTATCGGTCTTACCGTTGCACCATAGGTCTGAGGCTTAACCTCTACCAGCACAATAGCCCAGTTGCGAGCAATTGCTAGCTTTACCTGGGCTACCACTGACGGTATCAACTGGCTATCTTTGCAGCGCGCCAAAAAGGGCGGCTGCATGTCGACGATAACCAGTGTAACCGCTCCCTTTTGACGCTCGCTTGGATGCAGACTGTGAGCCAGCAGCCGCGTTACAGCTTGCCCGTTCAAAGTCTCGGTGGCCATTGCCGCTACTCGGTAACAGGATAGATATTGGTGCGTGACTGAGCGTGCTCTTTTAGCAATGCGCAAGGCTCAAAGTTAGCACGCCACTCCTGACCGGGCTGACTGGCACCGATAGCGATATCACTGGACAGGTCGGCAAAAGTTTTGACACCGATCTGGTCGATATAACGCAATGGTCCACCCAGAGCTGGCGTAAAGCCGGTGCAAGTAACAAAAGCCAGGTCGATGATAAAGGGTTCAGCCGCGACACCTGCTTGCAAAACGCGCAGAGCCTCGTTTTGCATAGCGCCAACAATAAGCTCTTGCAAAGCCTGGTCAGCCATTTTTGCCGGTGTTTTACCAGCAGCGCTGAGCCCTGCTTCCAGACTTGTAGTCACCAGAGTATACGCAACGCTCAAGTTAGGCTTGCGGGTTTTAGCATCTTTGACTACTTTACCGTCCTTCCACTGATAAATGCCCTCGCCAGATTTGCGACCAAGATGGCCTTGACCCACCAACAAGCCAACTAGATCCAGTGACGGCACTTTCAGTCTGGCTCCATGCGCTTCGCCCAGTGTTTTAGCAACGCTGCTCACCACATCAAGACCGACATAGTCCATCAATGTGCATGGACCCATAGGCATGCCAAAGTTAAGCATGGCTTTGTCGATAGCAAGTGGCGATACACCCATAGCCATGAGGTTAGCTGCCATCGACAAGGAAGCACCCAAAATAGCGTTGACGATAAAGCCGGGATAGTTTGTGCAGGGTATCGGCAACTTACCCAGAGCATTGACGATAGCAATGGCAGTAGAGACAGTCTCCGCACTGGTACTGTCAATTGCAGGGATTTCGACTGCACCCATTTGCGATACAGGATTGAAGAAGTGCATACCGCAGAAGTTAGCTGGATTAGCCACGTGCGCCGCCAGATGCTCAAGATTGAGAGCCGACGTATTGGAGTAAATAAAATACGGCGTTGCTACTACACGAGTGGCCATGACAGCATCGATTTGAGCATAGGTACTAAACTTGATTGCTTCGACCTCTGGCACTGCCTCGACAATGGCCTGACAGTTGATGATGGCATCATAGCTTACCGAAGTTTTCAACTTACGTAGTTTGCTTTCGCCTTCGCTCACTGTGTACTTGCCAGAGCGCACACGGGCAGCCATCAGCTTGCCAATTTCAGCTCCGGCTTTTTCCAAAAATTCCTCTTTGATATCAACCAGCACCACACTGTTAATAGCATCGGCACAAAGCGCTTCAAAAGCGATCTCACGCCCCATAACACCAGAACCAATCACTGCCAGATCGGTAACATTGTAAGCAGGACTTGTACTAGAGAGCTTTTTGGCACGGCTGCTATTCAATCGCAGCGCCACCAGATTAGCTGATTGACTGCTAGTCACTCTCTCGCTAAATACCGCTGACTCATACTCCAGAGCTTCCTGCATGGGCATAGTCAGCGTCCTGATGGCAACAGTTGCCGCAGCCACAGGCGCCATGTAAACACCTGCCTGCTTTTTGACCTGTGCCAGGACCTGCTTAGCTGGCGCACCTTGTGCCTGTTTTGCCACAAAGCCTTTCCAACCAACCGGACTATAGCCTTTGTTGACGTTTAAGAGTTGGGCGACAGCGCGCTCAGCAACACCACCTTGAGGTTTACTGACAGCAGCACGCAATACTCTGGCTCCCAATAAGATTGCAATAGCCCGGTCCAAACTGCCTTCCAGAGGTACTATCTCATCGACCAATCCGATTTTCCAGGCTTCGGCAGCAGTGACATCAGAGCCACTAGCAATCATTGTCACAGCCTTGACTGTATCAATCAAGCGAGGCAACAGCACTGAGCCACCAAAGCCCGGGATGATGCCCAATTTGACTTCAGGCAAGCCCATAACCACCGCACCATCAGCAATAGCAATGCGGAATGTGCACCATAAAGCCAACTCTAATCCACCTCC
The sequence above is a segment of the Candidatus Obscuribacter sp. genome. Coding sequences within it:
- a CDS encoding enoyl-CoA hydratase/isomerase family protein; this encodes MSNTNENNSAVNFTVENHESGVAIIWFNSPGKVNLLSQAALGELDVIVDRLAADKDCRGVVIASAKSRSYIAGADVNEIGQLQSMSAKASYDLTMNAKGILSKLSNLGVPTLALINGACKGGGLELALWCTFRIAIADGAVVMGLPEVKLGIIPGFGGSVLLPRLIDTVKAVTMIASGSDVTAAEAWKIGLVDEIVPLEGSLDRAIAILLGARVLRAAVSKPQGGVAERAVAQLLNVNKGYSPVGWKGFVAKQAQGAPAKQVLAQVKKQAGVYMAPVAAATVAIRTLTMPMQEALEYESAVFSERVTSSQSANLVALRLNSSRAKKLSSTSPAYNVTDLAVIGSGVMGREIAFEALCADAINSVVLVDIKEEFLEKAGAEIGKLMAARVRSGKYTVSEGESKLRKLKTSVSYDAIINCQAIVEAVPEVEAIKFSTYAQIDAVMATRVVATPYFIYSNTSALNLEHLAAHVANPANFCGMHFFNPVSQMGAVEIPAIDSTSAETVSTAIAIVNALGKLPIPCTNYPGFIVNAILGASLSMAANLMAMGVSPLAIDKAMLNFGMPMGPCTLMDYVGLDVVSSVAKTLGEAHGARLKVPSLDLVGLLVGQGHLGRKSGEGIYQWKDGKVVKDAKTRKPNLSVAYTLVTTSLEAGLSAAGKTPAKMADQALQELIVGAMQNEALRVLQAGVAAEPFIIDLAFVTCTGFTPALGGPLRYIDQIGVKTFADLSSDIAIGASQPGQEWRANFEPCALLKEHAQSRTNIYPVTE